The following are from one region of the Cervus canadensis isolate Bull #8, Minnesota chromosome 21, ASM1932006v1, whole genome shotgun sequence genome:
- the RERG gene encoding ras-related and estrogen-regulated growth inhibitor isoform X1, with translation MAKSAEVKLAIFGRAGVGKSALVVRFLTKRFIWEYDPTLESTYRHQATIDDEVVTMEILDTAGQVSRLLFFPCQQEDTIQREGHMRWGEGFVLVYDITDRGSFEEVLPLKNILDEIKKPKNVTLILVGNKADLDHSRQVSTEEGEKLATELACAFYECSACTGEGNITEIFYELCREVRRRRMVQGKTRRRSSTTHVKQAINKMLTKISS, from the exons CTCTTGTAGTGAGATTTTTGACCAAACGGTTCATCTGGGAATATGATCCCACCCTCG AATCAACCTACCGACACCAAGCAACCATTGATGATGAAGTTGTCACCATGGAGATACTAGATACTGCTGGGCAG GTCTCCCGACTGCTGTTTTTTCCCTGCCAACAGGAAGACACCATTCAGAGGGAAGGACACATGCGATGGGGGGAAGGCTTTGTGCTGGTCTATGACATTACTGACCGAGGAAGTTTTGAGGAAGTGCTGCCACTTAAGAACATCCTGGATGAGATCAAAAAGCCCAAGAACGTGACTCTCATCTTGGTTGGAAACAAAGCTGACTTGGACCACTCCAGACAGGTCAGTACAGAAGAAGGGGAGAAGCTGGCCACAGAACTGGCATGTGCTTTTTATGAGTGTTCTgcctgcactggagaagggaacatcaCCGAGATATTCTACGAGCTGTGTCGAGAGGTGCGTCGCCGGAGGATGGTCCAGGGCAAGACGAGGCGACGCAGCTCCACCACGCACGTCAAGCAAGCCATTAATAAGATGCTCACCAAAATCAGCAGTTAG
- the RERG gene encoding ras-related and estrogen-regulated growth inhibitor isoform X2 — translation MAKSAEVKLAIFGRAGVGKSALVVRFLTKRFIWEYDPTLESTYRHQATIDDEVVTMEILDTAGQEDTIQREGHMRWGEGFVLVYDITDRGSFEEVLPLKNILDEIKKPKNVTLILVGNKADLDHSRQVSTEEGEKLATELACAFYECSACTGEGNITEIFYELCREVRRRRMVQGKTRRRSSTTHVKQAINKMLTKISS, via the exons CTCTTGTAGTGAGATTTTTGACCAAACGGTTCATCTGGGAATATGATCCCACCCTCG AATCAACCTACCGACACCAAGCAACCATTGATGATGAAGTTGTCACCATGGAGATACTAGATACTGCTGGGCAG GAAGACACCATTCAGAGGGAAGGACACATGCGATGGGGGGAAGGCTTTGTGCTGGTCTATGACATTACTGACCGAGGAAGTTTTGAGGAAGTGCTGCCACTTAAGAACATCCTGGATGAGATCAAAAAGCCCAAGAACGTGACTCTCATCTTGGTTGGAAACAAAGCTGACTTGGACCACTCCAGACAGGTCAGTACAGAAGAAGGGGAGAAGCTGGCCACAGAACTGGCATGTGCTTTTTATGAGTGTTCTgcctgcactggagaagggaacatcaCCGAGATATTCTACGAGCTGTGTCGAGAGGTGCGTCGCCGGAGGATGGTCCAGGGCAAGACGAGGCGACGCAGCTCCACCACGCACGTCAAGCAAGCCATTAATAAGATGCTCACCAAAATCAGCAGTTAG